The region CTGACCGCTAAAGATTTTCAGTTCCTCTTTTAGATGTCGAACATCTATTATTCTGCTACCTGTCTTTTTTGCTGCAGTAGAAAACGGTTCTGTTTCACTCATTTTTAGATGAAATCCAGAAACTATATCCAGACCATATTTTATAGCTTTGAGGACATGATCAACGAGTTCTTGTGGGAGGAATCCCCCCACATTTGCTATTCCGATCAAAAGAGTTTTTGCCCCAAGATGTACAGCTTTATCAACACTATTAACCACTGGTACGTTGAATTTAAAATGGCTCATAAAATCGGCTGTCCATTTTCCTTCCTGCTCTGCAATCACGCATACGGGAATAAAAATTCTGCTGTGCCTCAGCAGACCATAAGTGGTTTTTGCCAGTGTAGTTCCAAGTTGACCCCATGATAAAATTGCTGCTGGTGTGCCGGGCTCGAAAAAGCTGTCTATTCGCAATTTAACGCCTCCTTATGGATTAATCATATCATTTTGATGTTTATTTGCCGGTATATTTTCCGATAATAATTCTGGAGGGTTTGTATGCAAGGCGTAGTTATTGAACGTATGGGAAAGTTCGTGAAGATCAAAACACATGATGGTGAAACAGTTGTCAAGATGAGAAAGAAATTACCGGAGCTCGGTGAGATGGTTAGAATCACTGATCGACCGGTTTCACAGAAAGTTTATGTTGCAGAGAAGATTACTGAAGCTCCCGAAGCATTGCCGCCTCTGAATGAATTAAAGCCTCTTTTGAAGACGATTAAAAAACCCAGAACGAGCTTTGATATACAGTTTTTATCACAGTTAGTTGATATGATTAAAATGCGTGTAGGTTCTCTACCACAAGATTTTTACGCAAATCTCGGTATGTACTATGAGAATGGTGAAGTTGATGAAAAGATGAAATCTCTCGGTTTCTGGCTCCTGACACTCTCGCATCCTTACGTTTTCAAAAGCATCCCGTCCAAGAAAGGTCCCATTCACATTTTTATGAATAGAAAGAAAAGATCTTTTAGTGTGTCTTTTGTTAAGAATTCATCTATTGTTTGTGTCAAAGGCACTGTTCAGGAAGATTACATATTTGTTGATTTTATAAATTTCTCTCCGGATAGAGAAGCACTGGAAAAGCTTAAAGATAATTTGCTTGGATACTTTAGAAATGTATTTTTCAAGGTTGGTGATTTGAAAAATGGATTATACGCGTAAACTGGCTGTCGCACTCGGTTATGATCCAGATGTATTCGATGCCCCGTTTGTGATAGCCAAAGGTAAAGAGGAAATTGCTGAGAGAATAATAAAACAAGCCCTGGAAGCGAAGGTGCCGGTAGTTTCTTCACCAGAACTTGTAAGAAAACTCTATAGACTGGAGGTGCTTGAAGAAATCCCAGATGACCTTTATTTTGCAGTAGCAGAGATACTGGTTTTTGTTCAAAACCTATGATCGCTTCTCGTTTAGTTTCTTGAGAATTTCCTTCAGCCTTTGAAGT is a window of Pseudothermotoga elfii DSM 9442 = NBRC 107921 DNA encoding:
- a CDS encoding EscU/YscU/HrcU family type III secretion system export apparatus switch protein, producing the protein MDYTRKLAVALGYDPDVFDAPFVIAKGKEEIAERIIKQALEAKVPVVSSPELVRKLYRLEVLEEIPDDLYFAVAEILVFVQNL